The DNA region GATTCGCGCCCTCCTCCTCCCCGCCGCCGCCGTAGACCCTTCTTTTGATCAGCAGCGGTTTATCCCGGATTTCCTGAATCCAACCGGACCACTCCGAATCGGGGGCATTCGACCACGCCGGGTTCCCTTCAAACTGGGTGGATATTACCGTCCGCCCCCGGAACTTGACGAGGTGAATCGAATGAATATCCGGCTCTTTAAGGCGGCCGTGCAAATAAGCGCGCAGTTCCTGCACCGATGGTTCACGCCCGCCGGCCTGCCCAAAGATATACGCCAAAACCCCCTGATCGAAGGAAATGTCCACCGCCTCGTTATCCGCTTCGCGGAACGCCCGGTTGGTCACGTCCAGGTTGATTTGCAGCAATTCCACATTCGGGGCGTTTAGTTTCGTGTCCAGTCCGCTCCTATACTGGGAATAGGAATAGAGCCCGATCGAGGTGATGCAGACCGGCACAAAAACCGTAAGCAGCAGAATCAGCCTCGTTTGCTTGTTCTGAAGTAAAAATTTCAATTTCATGCGGAACATCCTTATGCTTCACCCTTCCAAATCTGTAGCTGAATTTTTTCCGTTAAATACACTTTACACCAATTTAATTCCATCACAGTGAATTTTTTGATTAACTTTGCGGATCGGTCAAAACGGGAAACAGTCCCTCCCGGGCTCGGGAAGGACTGCCGACATGATCAGCTGTTCAATTAAATCCGATTAGGCAGCTCGCTCCATGAGTTTTCCGCCTGCTCCTTTTTCGGTTCAGGCTGGGATTTTCCCGCAATCAGGATAATCCCCAGGATGACCAAAAGTCCTCCGACCCACTGCAGCCAATACGACGATTCGCCCAGAACGAGAACGGACAACAGCAAAGCGGTAAACGGCATGAGTCCCGAGAAAGCGGCCGCCGTCGCGGCCGGGCATCTTTGGATGCCGGCAAACCATAACAGGAAAGCCTGCGCCGTCACAAACGGACCGTTCCAGACCAAAGCCAGCCATTCCTGCCATCCGATCGTGCGCAGCGAAGAAAGCGGGTGTTCAAAAGCGGCCGGGATAAGGCATAGGAACATGGCCATGGCGGTAACAAGCATGGTTTGGGGAATGGGCGGAATGGCCGCTCCCTGCGAGCCTTCGGATTTCAGCGCAAATCCGCGCGACAAAATGTTGAACGAGGATTCGCTGATCGCCGCCAAAA from Paenibacillus macerans includes:
- a CDS encoding DMT family transporter; the encoded protein is MERLKGMACLAGAFSLAGTSVIAARFFGGQLGIFTITGVSLLLALCLMLPLGWKELKDTCRRLRLRDGGLLFLQALFGIFLFRLFLLTGLEKTSSGEAGILTGATPAVTVLLAAFVLREPVGRRARLGIVSAIGGVVLIQLFSAGKLGAMSLDHLAGNVLVLLAAISESSFNILSRGFALKSEGSQGAAIPPIPQTMLVTAMAMFLCLIPAAFEHPLSSLRTIGWQEWLALVWNGPFVTAQAFLLWFAGIQRCPAATAAAFSGLMPFTALLLSVLVLGESSYWLQWVGGLLVILGIILIAGKSQPEPKKEQAENSWSELPNRI